From a region of the Synechococcus sp. RS9916 genome:
- a CDS encoding DUF4114 domain-containing protein translates to MRWQNNPAEWNQLLQKVFGRSAPLDLSGITIEILNGQAMAGLSGAYAPVAPDGNERIYINQDWLATANADAIQAVLLEELGHAIDHRLNQDNDTTGDEGAIFSALVQNRAVDLQELNQNDHSELYISGQRIKIEASSITSSVSYIASDGVVKITLTGSDHIDATGNALDNTLIGNSGSNLLIGGDGNDTLTGGTGADQFQLGGGDDQVTDFSIPSGDTVGIEVWQNYVISQVGDDALITVASVGSIRLKNFNSGDWDEDQYISRTDASGNPFNFGGAGATTILTSATYNASSGTLAVTGADLIANSGTDNDIDVSKLTITGEGSNTYTLTSGDVELTSASTFSITLNASDELQLASLLNNNGTSSSDGTTYNIAAALNWNRAIHFLSPADLTGNAITVSNVATPTLSSATYNNSTGVLALTGSNLPAYPGSSNDIDVSKLTITGGSGSTYTLTTGDVELTSATAASITLNSTDQSNLDSLLNKNGTASSQGTTYNIAAADDWAPGADSSTDIADLTGNAITVSNVVATEDLLLYIQSKLKKTQVTASLTLAADTLSQSIRSNLNSKGISPASKVLELTHSLPEKQTETNLNLNLATVAPNLNLAGSNGKRSAAKKFLYYNIDDQGALSYFLYNPITRTGARLFDTDGDGLGDLISIAYRDGNTGDNDAQTNGSLSLKTTAATIDLNPVFSGQDNGLLTLADPTDSTTAAAVNFKATLTSNGKNSHSIGYIILSAEEAAEADTILKDLDQLKQRAVTLFSSLEASDVTLHDAFRFSRLLQLLNGQSIRFFSTADSRLSDLTSLSDQRFSWLDHTINTDGSLAISGNNNIAFSLSQQVTDPGLAALIAQHQHIAASLDFTAFTEGQTVSGTLYTAREASFDSVTGFYRAVDSQGNVVAADGSLIAPGEDGYTKAALLDSNRVTALDNLSLPDNQTKETSFSLTEFCFLAPYAKVTNTETNQTNTFFAYAAANPDQLPHFQALGDNLFGLEDTLLGGDLDYDDLIIGFSFNPLTEA, encoded by the coding sequence TTGAGATGGCAGAACAATCCGGCCGAATGGAACCAACTGCTGCAGAAAGTCTTTGGCCGCTCAGCACCACTTGATCTCAGCGGCATCACGATTGAGATCCTCAACGGGCAGGCCATGGCTGGCCTATCTGGCGCCTATGCCCCGGTTGCACCAGATGGCAATGAGCGCATCTATATCAATCAAGACTGGTTAGCAACGGCAAACGCCGATGCAATCCAAGCCGTTCTGCTCGAGGAATTAGGCCATGCCATTGATCACAGACTGAATCAGGACAATGACACAACCGGTGACGAAGGCGCCATCTTCTCGGCATTGGTTCAAAACCGAGCAGTCGACCTACAAGAACTCAACCAAAATGATCATTCAGAACTTTATATTTCAGGGCAGAGAATAAAAATAGAAGCCTCATCAATCACAAGCTCCGTTAGTTACATCGCCAGCGACGGCGTTGTCAAAATCACCCTGACGGGTTCTGACCACATCGATGCCACTGGCAATGCCCTCGATAACACGCTCATCGGCAACAGCGGTAGCAACCTCCTGATCGGCGGCGATGGAAACGACACCCTCACCGGTGGTACCGGCGCCGATCAATTTCAGCTCGGTGGCGGCGATGACCAGGTCACCGACTTCTCCATACCATCAGGCGATACCGTCGGCATCGAAGTTTGGCAGAACTACGTGATCTCCCAGGTCGGGGATGATGCGCTGATCACAGTCGCGTCAGTGGGATCAATCCGGCTGAAAAATTTCAACTCTGGAGACTGGGATGAGGATCAATACATATCGCGGACCGATGCTTCGGGCAACCCTTTCAACTTCGGGGGGGCAGGGGCAACAACGATACTGACATCGGCCACCTACAACGCCTCCTCCGGAACCCTCGCAGTCACCGGCGCCGATCTCATCGCCAATTCAGGCACTGACAACGATATCGACGTTTCAAAACTCACCATCACCGGAGAAGGCAGCAACACCTACACCCTCACCAGCGGTGACGTTGAACTCACCTCAGCCAGCACCTTCTCCATCACCCTTAACGCCTCCGATGAACTACAACTTGCCAGCCTACTGAATAACAATGGCACCTCCTCCAGCGATGGCACTACTTACAACATCGCTGCTGCTCTGAACTGGAATCGAGCCATCCATTTCCTTTCTCCAGCCGACCTCACCGGCAATGCGATCACCGTCTCCAATGTCGCCACTCCAACCCTCAGCTCCGCCACGTACAACAACTCAACAGGGGTTCTCGCTCTCACCGGCAGCAACCTGCCCGCCTATCCCGGCTCCAGCAACGACATCGACGTCTCCAAGCTCACCATCACCGGTGGCTCCGGCAGCACCTACACCCTCACCACTGGTGACGTTGAACTGACATCGGCGACGGCTGCGAGCATCACCCTCAACAGCACCGACCAGAGCAATCTCGACTCCCTGCTCAATAAAAACGGCACTGCCTCCAGCCAAGGCACCACATACAACATCGCCGCTGCAGATGACTGGGCACCCGGTGCAGACAGCAGCACCGACATTGCCGATCTCACCGGTAACGCCATCACCGTCTCCAACGTAGTGGCCACAGAAGACCTCCTTCTCTACATCCAATCCAAGCTCAAAAAAACGCAGGTGACGGCCTCTCTCACCCTCGCTGCTGACACCCTCTCCCAATCCATACGCTCAAACCTCAACAGCAAAGGCATCAGTCCTGCCAGCAAAGTTCTTGAACTAACCCACAGCCTTCCCGAGAAACAAACAGAAACCAACCTCAACCTCAACCTCGCCACCGTCGCGCCCAACCTCAACCTTGCCGGCAGCAATGGCAAACGCAGCGCAGCCAAGAAATTCCTCTACTACAACATCGACGATCAAGGCGCTCTTTCCTACTTTCTCTACAACCCCATCACCAGAACTGGGGCTCGCCTTTTCGACACCGATGGTGATGGCCTCGGTGATCTCATCTCGATCGCCTACCGCGATGGCAACACTGGTGATAACGACGCTCAGACCAATGGTTCCCTCAGCCTGAAAACCACCGCTGCAACCATTGACCTCAATCCTGTCTTCTCAGGCCAAGACAACGGTTTACTCACTCTCGCTGATCCAACGGACAGCACCACTGCAGCGGCAGTGAATTTCAAGGCCACACTCACATCCAACGGCAAAAACTCTCACTCCATCGGCTACATCATCCTCTCCGCCGAGGAAGCCGCTGAGGCAGACACCATCCTCAAGGACCTTGATCAGCTCAAGCAACGTGCCGTCACTCTCTTCTCCAGCCTCGAGGCCTCCGATGTCACCCTCCACGATGCCTTTCGCTTTAGCCGTTTACTCCAACTGCTCAACGGCCAATCCATTCGCTTCTTCTCAACAGCAGATTCACGCCTCAGCGATCTAACCAGCCTCAGTGATCAACGCTTCTCCTGGCTCGATCACACCATCAACACCGATGGCAGCCTCGCCATCTCAGGCAACAACAACATCGCCTTCTCCCTCTCCCAGCAAGTCACCGATCCAGGGTTAGCTGCTCTCATCGCTCAGCATCAGCACATCGCTGCCAGCCTCGATTTCACCGCCTTCACAGAAGGGCAAACCGTCTCAGGCACCCTCTACACCGCCAGAGAAGCAAGCTTTGATTCAGTTACCGGCTTCTACCGCGCTGTCGACAGTCAAGGCAACGTGGTCGCTGCTGATGGCTCCCTCATCGCTCCTGGGGAAGACGGCTACACCAAAGCTGCCTTACTCGACTCCAATCGCGTCACAGCACTCGACAATCTCTCCCTTCCCGACAACCAAACCAAAGAGACCTCCTTCTCACTCACCGAATTCTGTTTTCTCGCTCCCTACGCGAAAGTCACAAACACAGAAACCAATCAGACCAATACCTTCTTTGCCTATGCCGCAGCCAATCCCGATCAACTCCCCCACTTCCAAGCCTTAGGCGACAACCTCTTTGGACTGGAAGACACACTCTTGGGTGGTGACCTCGATTACGACGATCTCATCATCGGTTTCAGTTTCAATCCACTCACAGAGGCCTGA
- a CDS encoding DUF1214 domain-containing protein, which yields MSHRLRRFLCLLPLLALSPMAAAQETVESYLREFPNQEQVKMMNTWLEKNEKGSFQFTGLVDPSDTTVVTPQATVDYGYNWFSISDGPAILTTPTYDKFLSVSVFDMKHNVPAVITNPTKPILLKRPSQAMPEGDFEVVELETDQGLVLTRMVVVENLDAVVASRSQFQMQGGKGDMQREVKQFSPETEKNAQAVIDTVITYVNPDDAFGRVSGDVSFLDLAAGVKLGQLGTPSDTVRYATIMVDDTGAPLRGDATYVVTVPAGLYKPGGYFSVTLYGTDNKLLIPNDLKIYDRTTFSSEPNQDGTTTITLSPNGSGKNGIPTGKDFYGILRAYVPAPGAIMKVKVKRQ from the coding sequence ATGTCTCACCGCCTTCGTCGTTTCCTCTGTCTCCTGCCTCTGCTGGCTCTGAGTCCAATGGCAGCAGCTCAGGAAACTGTCGAGTCCTACTTGAGGGAATTTCCGAATCAGGAACAGGTCAAGATGATGAACACTTGGCTGGAGAAGAACGAAAAGGGGAGCTTCCAGTTCACCGGTTTGGTGGATCCCAGCGACACCACAGTGGTCACGCCACAAGCCACTGTCGACTACGGCTACAACTGGTTCTCGATCTCAGACGGCCCCGCGATCCTGACCACGCCGACTTACGACAAATTCCTGTCGGTGTCGGTCTTCGATATGAAGCACAATGTGCCGGCTGTGATCACCAACCCAACAAAGCCGATCCTGCTCAAACGACCTAGCCAAGCAATGCCCGAGGGCGACTTTGAGGTGGTTGAGCTTGAAACAGATCAAGGTCTGGTGCTGACCAGGATGGTCGTTGTCGAAAACCTGGACGCAGTCGTCGCCTCCCGTAGCCAATTCCAGATGCAGGGCGGGAAGGGAGATATGCAGCGTGAGGTCAAGCAATTCAGCCCAGAGACGGAAAAGAACGCCCAGGCCGTGATCGACACTGTGATCACCTATGTCAACCCCGATGACGCCTTCGGTCGAGTCAGCGGTGACGTCAGCTTCCTCGACCTCGCAGCCGGGGTGAAGTTGGGCCAGCTAGGAACGCCTTCAGACACAGTCCGTTACGCCACCATCATGGTCGACGACACCGGTGCACCCTTGCGCGGTGATGCGACGTATGTCGTGACTGTGCCTGCAGGGCTCTACAAACCGGGCGGCTACTTCTCGGTGACCCTCTACGGAACCGATAACAAACTGCTGATCCCAAACGATCTGAAGATCTACGACCGAACCACGTTCTCTTCAGAGCCGAACCAAGACGGAACAACAACCATCACACTCAGTCCGAATGGGAGTGGAAAAAACGGAATTCCCACTGGCAAAGACTTCTATGGAATCCTTCGTGCGTATGTGCCAGCACCCGGCGCAATCATGAAAGTGAAGGTCAAGCGGCAATAG
- a CDS encoding Ig-like domain-containing protein — MSFTQLDGTPPAFQSAATNTDGTKVILTYNEALSATTAAANAFTVTSGGVANAVTAVAVSGSTVELTVTRTIPSWHALTVAYADPSGSNDTNAVQDSQGNDAADLSSTSVTNNSTVQIVQRGSDIDGEAGDDQSGFSVSLSSDGSIVAIGARYNDGNGTASGHTRIYQWDSASSSWNQLGSDIDAEAAGDNSGYSVSLSSDGSVVAIGAHRNDGNRSDSGHTRIYKWDGSSWNQLGSDIDGEAFWDYSGYSVSLSSDGSTVAIGALNNHGNGSDSGHTRIYKWDGSSWNQRGSDIDGEAAFDYSGYSVSLSSDGSVLAIGAVFNDGNGSDAGHTRIYQWDGSSWNQLGSDIDGEAAGDYSGNVSLSSDGSIIAIGAYLNDGNGSNSGHTRIYKWDGSSWNQRGSDIDGEAALDYSGRSVSLSSDGSTVAIGAYLNDGNGSESGHTRIYQWDSASSSWNQVGSDIDGEAAGDRSGRSVSLSSDGSTVAIGATLNDGSAENAGHVRVFSLDTTAPTVQSVSSSTADGTYKAGDVITINVVFSEAVTVTTTGGTPQLTLETGSSDQNASYSSGSGTTTLAFSYTVQAGDTASDLNYKATSSLALNGGTIKDAAGNSATLTLPAVDGSDSLAGNSALVIDGAAPTIAVSSDVSSLKAGETATLSFTLSESSTNFEANDLTVSGGTLSNFSGSGTSYSATFTPTADSTTDGSISVASSKFSDAAGNTNADGSDANNSVSLSVDTVRPTFQSAASNTVGTKIILTYSETLSSTTAAIGTFSVNTASKDNPITDVAIAGSTAELTLTNTIKSGQAVTVAYTDPSSSDDANAIQDSTGNDAASLSSTSVTNNSTVASDSSDSGSSDSGSSDSGSNPSDTNTLVLNSDNSFNVTAGDTKGLWLKFNVKAASTKRQNCLKIIDQHGSVLGAIGATQDSKNLGSHAIFIPEGSTIAFHQFSNNQAINSSPQLNIIEQADGSFQLKLNDGVDDSDHDDLTIDITSFTSSPNASATSIAKEQTGIHDSILDLSSIPAAGETLQLTINSDCSFKNSIAMVKLTEETDGSFSVNGKTNADAKAFDQAVKDHLINPNGTSITATGVQTQTIDWTLSSADAGFYSPVLINPNGELYTYGSSYVKILGCNFFSFEDTHQNNSSDFDYNDVSILFQVI, encoded by the coding sequence ATGTCATTCACCCAGCTCGATGGCACACCGCCTGCCTTCCAATCCGCCGCCACCAACACCGACGGCACCAAGGTCATCCTCACTTACAACGAGGCGCTCTCGGCAACCACTGCAGCGGCTAACGCCTTCACAGTCACCTCAGGCGGGGTTGCCAATGCCGTCACCGCTGTTGCTGTCTCTGGCTCCACCGTTGAGCTGACAGTCACCAGGACCATTCCCAGCTGGCACGCACTCACCGTTGCCTACGCCGATCCATCCGGCTCCAACGACACCAATGCCGTTCAAGACAGCCAAGGCAATGACGCTGCAGATCTGAGCAGCACCTCGGTCACCAACAACTCCACCGTTCAAATTGTTCAGCGGGGCAGCGACATCGATGGAGAGGCTGGCGACGATCAAAGCGGCTTCAGCGTTTCTCTCTCCAGCGATGGCAGCATCGTTGCTATCGGTGCCCGCTACAACGATGGCAATGGCACAGCTTCGGGCCATACGCGCATCTACCAGTGGGATTCAGCCTCCTCTTCCTGGAATCAACTCGGTAGCGATATCGATGCAGAAGCCGCTGGTGATAACAGCGGCTACAGCGTTTCTCTCTCCAGCGATGGCAGCGTCGTTGCCATTGGTGCGCACAGAAACGATGGCAATCGCTCAGATTCGGGCCATACGCGCATCTACAAATGGGACGGCTCCAGCTGGAATCAACTCGGTAGCGATATCGATGGAGAAGCCTTTTGGGATTACAGCGGCTACAGCGTTTCTCTCTCCAGCGATGGCAGCACCGTTGCCATTGGTGCCCTCAACAACCATGGCAATGGCTCAGATTCGGGCCATACGCGCATCTACAAATGGGACGGCTCCAGCTGGAATCAACGCGGTAGCGATATCGATGGAGAAGCCGCTTTTGATTACAGCGGCTACAGCGTTTCTCTCTCCAGCGATGGCAGCGTCCTTGCCATCGGTGCCGTCTTCAACGATGGCAATGGATCTGATGCTGGCCATACGCGCATCTACCAATGGGACGGCTCCAGCTGGAATCAACTCGGTAGCGATATCGATGGAGAAGCCGCTGGTGATTACAGCGGCAACGTTTCTCTTTCCAGCGATGGCAGCATCATCGCCATTGGTGCCTACCTAAACGATGGCAATGGCTCAAATTCGGGCCATACGCGCATCTACAAATGGGACGGCTCCAGCTGGAATCAACGCGGTAGCGATATCGATGGAGAAGCCGCTCTTGATTACAGCGGCCGCAGCGTTTCTCTCTCCAGCGATGGCAGCACCGTTGCCATTGGTGCCTACCTAAACGATGGCAATGGCTCAGAATCGGGCCATACGCGCATCTACCAATGGGATTCAGCCTCCTCTTCCTGGAATCAAGTCGGTAGCGATATCGATGGAGAAGCCGCTGGTGATAGAAGCGGCCGCAGCGTTTCTCTCTCCAGCGATGGCAGCACCGTCGCCATTGGTGCCACATTAAACGATGGGAGTGCAGAAAACGCTGGGCACGTAAGAGTCTTCAGTCTCGACACCACTGCGCCAACGGTGCAATCCGTCAGTAGTTCCACCGCTGATGGCACCTACAAAGCTGGTGACGTCATCACCATCAACGTCGTCTTCTCAGAAGCCGTCACCGTCACCACAACTGGTGGCACCCCGCAACTCACCCTCGAAACCGGTTCCTCAGACCAGAACGCTTCCTACTCCTCTGGATCTGGCACCACCACACTCGCCTTCTCCTACACCGTTCAAGCAGGCGACACCGCTTCCGATCTCAACTACAAGGCCACCTCCTCTCTCGCACTCAATGGCGGCACCATCAAAGATGCCGCCGGCAATAGCGCCACCCTCACACTCCCCGCCGTTGATGGCAGCGATTCCCTCGCCGGCAACAGCGCACTCGTTATCGATGGTGCTGCTCCCACCATCGCGGTTAGCTCTGATGTCTCCTCTTTAAAAGCTGGCGAAACCGCAACCCTGAGCTTCACGCTTTCGGAATCATCAACCAACTTTGAGGCCAACGACCTCACCGTCTCCGGAGGCACCCTCTCCAATTTCTCTGGGTCTGGAACCTCCTATTCCGCCACCTTCACACCAACAGCCGACAGCACAACAGACGGCTCAATCTCCGTTGCCAGTTCCAAGTTCTCGGATGCAGCTGGCAACACCAACGCCGATGGCTCTGATGCCAATAATTCCGTCAGCCTCTCCGTCGACACCGTCAGGCCCACTTTCCAATCCGCTGCCTCCAACACTGTCGGCACCAAAATCATCCTCACCTACAGCGAAACACTCTCTTCCACAACCGCTGCTATCGGCACCTTCTCGGTCAACACTGCGTCCAAAGACAACCCCATCACCGACGTTGCCATCGCTGGCTCCACCGCTGAGCTCACACTCACGAACACCATCAAAAGCGGTCAAGCCGTCACCGTCGCTTACACAGACCCATCCAGCTCCGACGATGCCAATGCCATCCAAGATTCCACTGGCAATGACGCCGCATCCCTGAGCAGCACCTCTGTCACCAACAACTCCACCGTTGCCTCTGACTCCTCAGACAGTGGCTCTTCAGACAGTGGCTCTTCAGACAGTGGCTCAAATCCATCAGACACCAACACCCTCGTTCTCAACAGCGACAACTCCTTCAACGTCACCGCTGGTGACACCAAAGGCCTCTGGCTCAAATTCAACGTCAAGGCAGCCAGCACCAAACGCCAAAACTGCCTCAAAATCATCGATCAACATGGTTCCGTCCTCGGCGCCATTGGCGCCACGCAAGACTCCAAAAACCTCGGTAGCCACGCCATCTTTATCCCAGAAGGCTCAACCATTGCCTTCCATCAATTCAGCAACAACCAAGCCATCAACAGCTCGCCGCAGCTCAACATCATCGAGCAAGCTGACGGCAGCTTCCAGCTAAAACTCAACGATGGAGTCGATGACAGCGATCACGACGATCTCACCATCGACATCACCTCATTCACAAGCTCTCCCAACGCAAGCGCAACCTCCATCGCAAAAGAGCAAACCGGCATCCATGACTCCATCCTGGATCTCTCCTCCATCCCCGCAGCTGGCGAAACACTCCAACTCACCATCAACAGCGATTGCTCCTTTAAAAACAGCATCGCCATGGTCAAACTCACAGAGGAAACAGACGGCAGCTTCTCCGTCAACGGAAAGACCAATGCCGATGCCAAAGCCTTTGATCAAGCCGTCAAAGACCACCTCATCAACCCCAATGGCACCTCCATCACGGCCACTGGGGTACAAACCCAAACCATTGACTGGACCCTCTCCTCAGCAGATGCCGGCTTCTACTCGCCCGTTCTGATCAACCCCAACGGTGAGCTCTACACCTACGGCTCTAGCTACGTCAAAATCCTCGGCTGCAACTTCTTTAGCTTTGAGGACACCCACCAAAACAACAGCTCAGACTTCGATTACAACGACGTCTCCATCCTCTTTCAAGTCATCTAA